The window CTGCGGGCGGCGCACGGCTGCACCGGGGCTGCTTCTAGTGTCGTTTTGCCCCTTAAGTTTAtttggaagaggaggaggaggaaggggggttGCTTCTCATGCTGACTTTACTTGTTGTTTGTTGTTGCGTTTTTTACCCCCCAGAGACACCATGATTCCTGGTAACCGAATGCTGATGGTCATCCTACTATGCCAAGTCCTGCTAGGAGGTACGAACCATGCTAGCCTGATACCGGAGACCGGCAGGAAGAAAGTCGCAGAACTTCAGGGACAAGCCGGATCCGGACGCCGCTCTGCCCAAAGCCATGAACTCTTGCGGGGTTTCGAAACAACTCTGCTGCAGATGTTTGGGCTGCGAAGGCGGCCTCAGCCCAGCAAGTCAGCCGTCATTCCTAGTTATATGCTGGATCTCTATCGACTccagtctggagaagaggaggaaagtcTCCAGGAAATTAGCCTGCAGTACCCTGAGCGATCGACCAGCCGGGCAAACACCGTGAGGAGTTTCCACCATGAAGGTCAGTGATGGGAGGAGGTAAATTCCCAGCCCCGGTAGCGATCGGGATTTCCTTGCGTTTGGAAGCTCGCAAATGCTTTTAGCAGCAGGACGACCCCAGCCCTAACTTTACGGGAGGAAaaccgacccccccccccccggctgccGTGTGCGGGTGACAGGCACGCTGCTCCCTGTGTTTTCCAGCATCCTGTGCTTAACCCGAGCTTGACCGTATTTTGAGGTGCTTTCGCTTCTGTTGACAACAGCGAGTTTCCTGCAGTGCCTCTGCCGCGGGGTCACTCCCTGGGCTCGCGTGGATTTAATGGCTCTGGATCGGATGCAGGAGTAAAGCGAGGGCGGGATCTCGCCCCTGGTGTGTTTCTTTTGAACTATCAAAGCAGTTGCTGCCTGGGTTTGCTCTTAAGGGGcgaaaaaaataaaaaaaataaaaccctacTCGAATTTAATACTTACAGCTGTGTGTTTATAAGGTTTATTCAATAGGCCCTTGTAATCTGATCCAAATGTTTCCTAGCggatgtttcttttccaaagtaaaTCTGAATTATTAATCCAGCCGCATCATTACTGCGTTGGAATTTGCTTCTccttctccccctgctccccgTAACAAGGCACCTCTGTGCTCCGTGGCGCTGCACCTTGCCGGGGAGGTGATTTTAGGGAAACTGGGGGtagaagaaaagggagaaagccTCCCCGAAAGGGGAAGTGAGACTGAAAGGGGTGACCCGGTGCAGGCGCAGGCATGCGGGGGTGAGCGAGCGGTGCTGGGGCAGGATCTGCTCCGGGTCTGGCCGGGAGGGATGCgctggggagcagagaggagccGGTGAAGCGAGGGTGCGAACTGTGGTTGCGCCGCAGGCTGTGGCTGAATGCCCCGAGGCTGATGtgttcttgtttggtttttgtacCGCTTCCCTCCCGTCCTGCTCCCCTCCAGAGCACCTGGAGACCGTGCCGGGTCCCAGCGAAGCGCCCAGGGTCCGGTTCGTCTTCAACCTCAGCAGTGTGCCGGAAAACGAGGTGATCTCGTCGGCGGAGCTGCGGCTGTACCGGGAGCAGGTGGAGGAGCCGAGCGCGGCGTGGGAGAGGGGCTTCCACCGGATAAACATTTACGAAGTGATGAAGCCGCTGTCGGAGCGCGCTCAGGCCATTACGCGCCTGTTGGACACGCGTCTGGTGCACCACAACGTGACGCGCTGGGAGACCTTTGATGTGAGCCCGGCTGTGATCCGGTGGACCAAGGACAAGCAACCGAACCACGGACTGGTGATCGAGGTGACGCACCTCCACCACGCACAGACTCATCAGGGCAAACACGTCAGGATTAGCCGATCTTTACCTCAAGGGCACGGGAACTGGGCTCAGCTCCGGCCGCTCCTGGTCACTTTTGGGCACGACGGGCGAGGCCACGCACTGACCCGCAGAGCCCGCCGGAGCCCCAAGCACCAGCGTTCCcgcaagaacaaaaaaaactgCCGCCGCCATGCCCTCTATGTGGATTTCAGTGACGTGGGCTGGAACGACTGGATCGTGGCACCCCCGGGGTACCAGGCGTTTTACTGCCACGGGGACTGCCCCTTCCCTCTGGCCGACCACCTCAACTCCACGAACCATGCCATCGTGCAGACGCTGGTGAACTCCGTGAACTCCAGCATCCCCAAGGCCTGCTGCGTGCCCACGGAGCTGAGCGCCATCTCCATGCTCTACCTGGATGAGTATGACAAGGTGGTCCTGAAAAACTACCAGGAGATGGTGGTGGAGGGGTGCGGGTGCCGCTGACCCCCTTCCCTGCcaccctctccttcccttctctcaccctcccatcccaccccagaACTGCTTGCTATAGCTGGACTCTTCTCTAAACTAAATGTTCACCTTGACCTTATTTATGACTTTATGTGCAAATGTTTTTGACAATAATGATCATATATTttgacaaaatatatttataactacatattaaaagaaaaaataaaatgagtcattattttaaaggtaaatgcattttttgtcTCCCGTCTCAGGGTGctgctgaggctgtgctggctgggagTCCAGCAGGGAACAAcaccttcttcttccccctttccctcccccgTGCTCTCCCTTCATCCCTTTTCTCCTTAAAGGCTTTGAAAATTTCAGTCTTTCTATTTTTCGCCGAGGTACCGCGATCCCCTGTGCCGGGGCTGCGCCACGTGGGAGATAAGGGTCCCTGGAGATTaagagctgcttctctctgttgcTGGGGATAGAGCCGACCTTGCTAACCTGGCCCAAGCCTTTGCAAAGCAACCCACCAAACATGCATTTGAAAAGAAGGTGAAGATTTACCCGAGGGCTTTATGCTAAACCCACTGGGTTTTTTACCCTTCCTCTGTCTTCAGGATTCCCCAGGTTTTAAAACTATTAACATTTCCCCCCCCaactccccccccctttccccttcccactgGAGATTGACTTCTTTGGGAAGCTTCAAAGGTTTGCACGGGTCCTTTGAAGATCAAATCGCCCCATTACAATgccaaaaaagagagagaggggaaaaaaaggtatctGCAACGGTTAAATATGTGTTTGCTAATAGCTACCTGTGCTGTGTCGTTTCCAAATTGCTTCCGAGCAGGAAGGTGATCAGACCTGAGCAGGTACGGTTGGAGGTATCTAGGGCCTGAAAGCTCTGGCTCAAATGCACCTGATTGACTGTCTTTGGCTTGGGAAATAGGGAGCTGTGCCCTGGGCTGGGTGGCACAGCAGGGTATGTGCATGGGGCTTGTGCCCCTGGCCATCGGgggagtggggagggagggcaggagggtgaGGGTgcatgatgcttttttttttcttctttctttctttaacgATTGGAGCTTTCCAATCCTTGAAAGGGGCAGCTTAGTTGAAACCAATAAAAACTGGAGTGGAAAGCTTGCCAAAAGCCTTGGCTCCCTGAAGAGTGCAGGTGGAGAGAGGAGATGGGAGCTGCAGCGGGAGGCAAGCATGGccctgcaaaacagaaaaacagccctcagcctctgctgtgccagtgaggtGTTTCCACCCCTTATCTCACCCGGTGCTCAGGAGCAGACCACAGAGTTCCCTCCACTGCTACAGAGCCGTAGGGTGGCTCTCTGCCTCCTTAGCTGGGTGCTGTGTGGTTTCCACAGACTGCTGCCATCCACGAGGCTGTAACGGGTGCTTGTTACAGGGACTGACTCAGTCCCTGGTGTGGCAGGGCTCTGTGTGGGTGCTCACAGGGGTGCACAGCACTCAGGGCTGTGGTGGATGGAGTGATCACCCCATGGCTGGGGAGCTGTGTAAGGGGCCGGGGTTATTGCTGCCGGGTCTCCGGGGGCCCCCTCGGCCCAGAGCTGACACTCTCATTCCTGCCTTTAGAAAGGAAATGTGTGGCCCGGGGCATCGGCGACCTGCTGCCTCCCCTTTGATGCCTGCATATCAGACATAGCCATGCCAAAGAAagaatttcattttgaagtGGCATCAGCTAAAGGTGAGCGCCTTTCAGCTGCCTGACAGGGCAATTACAGCTCTACAGACCTGCCCTGCTGCCGATAACCCTGGCTGCTGCATGGGAAAATGGGTCCCCGGGCCCCTCTGCAGCCCGGGATTGGGGACTATGGatgcctggaaaacaaaactaacacCGTGCTCCTTCCAAAAGGAAAGAATCCAAGAGGCTTCCCCCAGGTTTGCTTCACTGTCCATCAGTGCATCCCAGGCTGTCCCAGAGGCTGAAGGCCATGAGGGTGTTACAAATCTAAGTGGTGTGCACACAGGCGCCTCTTGGGTGTAGATTGCTCTCAATGTAGAAGTCTCCAACcacactgctgtgtttctgctgcttaATGGATCTGTTAATTTTGGTACTTACTTTCACATAGCATCTTAAGGGCAAAATCGAAGCCTCAGCCCAATGAAGGGATTTGCTTTTCTACAGGTGCTGCAAGGGGAGAGGTAGTCCTGGTGTGTCCCTGGCCTTTGGgagattttcctttgctttggtGTTCCTGCCCTGATGTTGGGCTGTGAGTTGGTGAGATCCTACATGGGGTGTTCTGCTTGGAAAGCATAGGAAAAATCCCAactgtttttataaaaacaaaaatcaaggtATTTCAGTTTGGTAAATTTTATAAGAATCTAAACCGTGGGTATAAACCAGCTGACAGTAAAAGTATGATGTGTTACAGAATAGCCATGGATGCATTAAGCAATTTACCCAGTGGAGCGTGTCTAAACTTTTGCATCTAACACAGAGTGCAGGGGCTGAGGGCTCCCCCCTTCCCACGGGTGTACAGCCCCCTGTGCCACACTGGTGGCAGGCTCTGTACGGCCTCATGTGGCATTTAGCAAATTTTTTCATTCACtgaattgtttaaaaataggaaaatccAATAGAATTATTCTTCCTAGTTTCCAGCTCGTAGCCAGTGGTGTTTTTCCCACcactttgggttttgttggtgaTAATTGGAGCTCTCTTCACCACCCTAGCAAGGGGGAGAGGGGTTGCTTTGGAAAGGTGCAAGTTAAGCGCTGCTGCGGAGAGACACAGGAATTTCATCCTGTTTCTAGCCATTGTTTTGTGCATTTGTTTCAGCAGTCGTGTGGTTTAATCCTGCACTCTTGAATTAGTGTGGTGACTGATCCTGTTTGCTGAGTACTGCTTGCCATAGACATACTGATTTGGTTTCTTGCTGGCTTATTTGTGCTAGAATCTACCTTGTTCATACAGCACAGAAGAGCTGGAGTGGAGGGTTAGTCTCAGCCAGTGGTTAGCTTTGCTTAAAAGTCTGATGGATATATCTGCTTTATAAGTTCAATAATTCCTCTGACCTTGGAATGTATTATTTGCAAATGTTACTTATTTCAGAGCTAGTACTTTGTTTGTGGTGGCTGATACAGAAATCCCTGGAAGGTGTGAGTTAAGGCATATCAGTTTAACGCCCCTCTTACT of the Melopsittacus undulatus isolate bMelUnd1 chromosome 4, bMelUnd1.mat.Z, whole genome shotgun sequence genome contains:
- the BMP4 gene encoding bone morphogenetic protein 4, translating into MIPGNRMLMVILLCQVLLGGTNHASLIPETGRKKVAELQGQAGSGRRSAQSHELLRGFETTLLQMFGLRRRPQPSKSAVIPSYMLDLYRLQSGEEEESLQEISLQYPERSTSRANTVRSFHHEEHLETVPGPSEAPRVRFVFNLSSVPENEVISSAELRLYREQVEEPSAAWERGFHRINIYEVMKPLSERAQAITRLLDTRLVHHNVTRWETFDVSPAVIRWTKDKQPNHGLVIEVTHLHHAQTHQGKHVRISRSLPQGHGNWAQLRPLLVTFGHDGRGHALTRRARRSPKHQRSRKNKKNCRRHALYVDFSDVGWNDWIVAPPGYQAFYCHGDCPFPLADHLNSTNHAIVQTLVNSVNSSIPKACCVPTELSAISMLYLDEYDKVVLKNYQEMVVEGCGCR